A window from Vespa velutina chromosome 13, iVesVel2.1, whole genome shotgun sequence encodes these proteins:
- the LOC124953864 gene encoding LOW QUALITY PROTEIN: uncharacterized protein LOC124953864 (The sequence of the model RefSeq protein was modified relative to this genomic sequence to represent the inferred CDS: substituted 1 base at 1 genomic stop codon): MDSSSIDIEQSDHSYRLDGNIIVSNRTETALDIFCLTYTETFEFLAAGLSDGTVQLHKTHNGEKARSLCDNEIIQNPGSVTAIKHRPVQQTHPIAHTLIATCXHISFSRIHINGCVKSWHYPSSQCLYTIRENRQILGLAYHPNLPKFVTVGDDTNVCLYDEETKTQERVFHASETVEKMDGHRSRVFAACFNPKSVHEIISGGWDDTIMFWDSRQPYALRYISGVHICGDGIDISQNGKEILTCAWQRKDPIQLWDYGSGKLITSLEPDNISSMLYCGKYLSNIFITCAGTDANLFRIVDLRSHSVSFRRCIKREDHFRFLSLRFVR; this comes from the exons ATGGATTCTTCGTCGATTGATATTGAACAATCGGATCATTCTTATCGTTTGGATGGCAATATAATTGTTTCTAATCGGAC AGAGACTGCATTGGATATATTTTGTCTAACTTATACGGAAACATTTGAATTTTTGGCGGCAGGATTATCCGATGGTACCGTACAATTGCATAAAACTCATAACGGCGAGAAAGCCAGGTCCCTTTGTGACaacgaaataatacaaaatccTGGATCAGTAACGGCTATCAAACATAGGCCCGTCCAACAGACACATCCGATAGCTCACACTCTCATCGCTACTTGTTagcacatttctttttctagaatcc ACATAAATGGATGCGTCAAATCTTGGCATTATCCAAGTTCGCAATGCCTCTACACGATAAGAGAGAACCGACAAATTCTTGGTCTGGCCTATCATCCTAATCTACCGAAATTCGTAACGGTCGGTGACGACACCAACGTCTGTTTGTAcgacgaagaaacgaagactCAGGAAAGAGTGTTCCACGCTAG TGAAACCGTGGAAAAGATGGATGGGCACAGGTCTCGCGTATTCGCTGCCTGTTTTAATCCAAAATCAGTGCACGAGATCATAAGCGGCGGCTGGGACGACACCATTATGTTTTGGGACTCTCGGCAACCTTACGCTCTCCGTTATATATCGGGTGTTCACATCTGCGGAGATGGCATTGACATAAGTCAGAACGGAAAGGAG ATCCTGACGTGCGCTTGGCAAAGAAAAGATCCCATTCAGTTGTGGGATTATGGAAGTGGCAAACTCATAACGAGTCTCGAGCCCGATAACATATCTTCTATGCTCTATTGCGGAAAGTATCTCagtaatatctttattacatgCGCCGGAACGGATGCGAACTTATTTAGAATCGTCGATCTGCGTTCACACTCGGTAAGTTTTCGTCGTTgcataaagagagaagatcattttcgttttctttcgcttCGCTTCGTTCGATAG